In Mycobacterium sp. Aquia_216, a genomic segment contains:
- a CDS encoding sensor domain-containing protein, with protein sequence MRQFATAVAVATTGLLLAACGSSNGGGTASTSSTTTTATASKPPLAQAALANVLLTPAEIDSALGVTGSKSDKVIDQLNTDNPADLFPKGYKFPDECIYITGTAEGSVYAGSGNIAVHGERDSASIPGSDDPDPDVSQVVVLFPSAKEANAFFTSSAQRWPACANRQDTVPGDADTPDIAWKVGPVSNTNGVLSTSTSVTASRNGKGLSQSCQRALTVRNNAVIDVEACRKDPANVAVDVANQIAGKVDKQ encoded by the coding sequence ATGCGCCAATTCGCCACAGCCGTCGCTGTCGCCACTACAGGGCTCTTGCTCGCTGCCTGCGGCAGTAGCAACGGGGGTGGTACCGCTTCGACATCGTCGACTACGACGACCGCGACGGCGTCGAAGCCTCCCCTCGCGCAGGCCGCACTGGCGAACGTCTTGCTGACGCCAGCCGAAATCGACAGTGCGCTGGGCGTGACGGGGTCAAAGAGTGACAAAGTGATCGACCAGTTGAATACCGACAACCCCGCTGACTTGTTCCCCAAGGGATACAAATTCCCCGACGAATGCATTTACATCACGGGCACCGCCGAAGGCTCCGTCTACGCCGGCAGTGGCAACATCGCGGTACACGGTGAACGCGACAGCGCGTCCATTCCGGGATCGGATGACCCGGACCCAGACGTGAGCCAGGTTGTGGTGCTGTTCCCTTCCGCGAAGGAGGCAAACGCCTTCTTCACCAGCTCCGCGCAGCGCTGGCCGGCCTGCGCCAACCGCCAAGACACTGTTCCGGGCGACGCCGACACACCGGATATCGCGTGGAAGGTGGGGCCGGTTTCCAACACCAACGGGGTGTTGAGCACGTCCACGTCCGTGACCGCGAGCAGGAATGGCAAGGGCCTGTCCCAGAGCTGCCAGCGGGCGTTGACGGTGCGCAACAACGCCGTTATCGATGTCGAGGCCTGCCGCAAGGATCCAGCGAACGTGGCCGTCGACGTCGCCAATCAGATTGCCGGCAAGGTAGACAAGCAGTAA
- a CDS encoding magnesium transporter MgtE N-terminal domain-containing protein has protein sequence MSASRTAAEQDGWPVIHLSALLRAPVVARSGETVGRVDDVIVRLRGAEEYPLVTGIVAEVGGRPVFIGSSSIHEYASDRITLDKNKIDLRGFERRDGEVLLRADVLGHRLIDVAAVELVRAYDIELEDTGAGWVLARLDTRRPPKLFGLIKQSPGHAPRDWKAFEPLIGHARTEAARRLSGRFRGFKPAEIADLLEDADKAEGGEILDRVRSDPELEADVFEELDPDKATRLLNGMPDDEVAALLGRMRADDAADAIVDLRQSRRRRVLDLMPGPQRTKVTTLMGFNPESAGGLMNVDFVSCAATATAAQALALVAAARTIQPEALIKVHVLDPDKRLAGVVSIITLLHSEPTENVAALMDSDPVRISSDADLTDIALLMADFNLYSVPVVDDDDRVLGVVTVDDVLEATIPEDWRRREPAPRPVREIAQASGERSPHAPTGGAQ, from the coding sequence GTGAGCGCATCACGGACCGCAGCCGAGCAAGACGGCTGGCCCGTAATCCATCTCTCGGCACTGTTGCGCGCTCCGGTGGTGGCGCGGTCCGGCGAGACGGTAGGCCGGGTTGACGATGTCATCGTTCGGCTGCGCGGCGCCGAAGAGTATCCGTTGGTGACCGGGATCGTGGCTGAAGTCGGCGGGCGACCGGTATTCATCGGCAGCTCGTCCATACACGAGTACGCCTCCGACCGGATTACCTTGGACAAGAACAAGATTGACCTCCGCGGCTTTGAGCGCCGCGACGGCGAGGTTCTGCTGCGCGCCGACGTACTGGGCCACCGGTTGATCGATGTGGCCGCAGTGGAACTAGTACGCGCCTACGACATCGAATTGGAAGATACCGGCGCCGGATGGGTTCTTGCGCGACTCGATACTCGTCGCCCACCGAAGTTGTTCGGGTTGATCAAGCAGTCCCCCGGGCATGCGCCGCGCGATTGGAAAGCATTCGAACCACTGATCGGTCACGCCCGCACCGAAGCCGCGCGCCGTTTGTCCGGCCGGTTCCGCGGGTTCAAACCCGCCGAGATCGCCGACCTTCTGGAGGACGCCGACAAGGCCGAGGGCGGCGAAATCCTCGACCGGGTCCGCAGCGACCCGGAATTGGAAGCCGACGTGTTCGAAGAGCTCGACCCGGACAAGGCCACCCGGCTGCTCAACGGAATGCCCGACGACGAGGTCGCGGCGTTGCTCGGCCGCATGCGGGCCGACGATGCCGCCGACGCGATCGTCGACCTGCGCCAGTCGCGGCGCCGGCGCGTACTGGACCTAATGCCCGGCCCGCAGCGCACCAAAGTGACCACCCTGATGGGGTTCAATCCGGAAAGTGCCGGCGGGCTGATGAACGTCGACTTCGTCTCCTGCGCTGCCACCGCGACCGCGGCGCAGGCGCTGGCGCTGGTCGCCGCCGCGCGCACCATACAACCCGAGGCACTCATCAAAGTGCACGTTCTCGATCCGGACAAGCGGCTCGCAGGTGTGGTGTCGATCATCACCCTGTTGCACTCGGAGCCGACCGAAAACGTTGCAGCGCTGATGGATTCAGATCCGGTGCGGATTAGTTCGGATGCCGATCTGACCGATATCGCGCTGTTGATGGCCGACTTCAACCTCTACTCGGTGCCCGTTGTCGACGACGACGATCGTGTGCTCGGCGTGGTCACCGTCGACGACGTGCTGGAAGCCACCATTCCCGAGGACTGGCGCCGCCGCGAACCCGCGCCGCGCCCCGTCCGTGAAATCGCCCAGGCCAGCGGTGAGCGCAGCCCCCATGCGCCGACGGGTGGAGCGCAATGA
- a CDS encoding VOC family protein encodes MPTFSRVSHISFSARDAEASARWWAALLDLTEIDRVGGDGWRAILLMHPSTRTIIEFQQHDANQGEAFDPRRTGLDHMAFKVDTRGELDEWLARFEQLGVRHAPIADREYGAVLTFKDPDDIQFEMFFKADHP; translated from the coding sequence ATGCCAACTTTCAGCAGGGTGTCGCACATTTCCTTCTCGGCTCGTGACGCCGAGGCCAGCGCTCGATGGTGGGCCGCGCTGCTCGACCTGACCGAAATCGACCGGGTCGGCGGCGACGGATGGCGCGCGATCTTGTTGATGCATCCGAGCACGCGGACCATCATCGAGTTCCAGCAGCACGACGCGAATCAAGGCGAGGCATTCGACCCACGACGTACCGGGTTGGATCACATGGCATTCAAAGTCGACACGCGTGGCGAACTCGACGAGTGGCTGGCGCGTTTCGAGCAGCTCGGCGTCAGGCATGCGCCGATCGCCGACCGCGAATACGGTGCGGTCCTGACGTTCAAGGACCCTGACGACATTCAGTTCGAAATGTTCTTCAAGGCCGATCACCCGTAG
- a CDS encoding NRAMP family divalent metal transporter, translated as MSTGEDRTVPAEASVEQKAPQRTAVLDSAHVGDIEGAFGRIKLSDVDHPRTLKTRLLTLLAIVGPGIIVMVGDNDAGGVATYAQAGQNYGYSLLWVLLLLIPVLIVNQEMVVRLGAVTGVGHARLINERFGRGWGWFSVGDLFLLNFLTIVTEFIGISLAADYIGVSKYVVVPISAVALVAIMASGSFRRWERAMFVFIAVTLLQIPMLLMSHPQWGNAAKSFVMPSISGGVSSDAVLLIIAIVGTTVAPWQLFFQQSNVVDKRITPRFMAYERADTILGAFVVVAGATALVMTGDWAARSTDTVGGFTDAGAIAKLLGQHSEALGSVFAIVLLDASIIGAAAVTLATSYAFGDVFGLKHSLHRGFTDAKQFYVSYAAMVALAAAIVLIPGAPLGLITTAVQALAGLLLPSASVFLLLLCNDREVLGPWVNRSWLNWVAGLIVGILLLLSGILMATTLFPDINVVAVAAYLALALIVLTAGAVPALRWMARRQPAPSPTKLPVRPIDRSTWRMPPLTLLEPVTWSPGTRLGMIALRGYLVVGALLLVVKAVQISR; from the coding sequence ATGAGCACCGGCGAGGACCGGACTGTCCCCGCCGAGGCATCAGTTGAGCAGAAAGCGCCACAGCGCACCGCGGTGCTCGACTCCGCGCATGTGGGTGATATCGAAGGTGCCTTCGGCCGCATCAAACTCAGCGACGTCGATCATCCGCGAACGCTGAAGACCCGGCTGCTGACCCTGCTGGCCATCGTCGGTCCCGGGATCATCGTCATGGTTGGCGATAACGACGCCGGCGGCGTGGCCACCTACGCCCAAGCCGGCCAGAACTACGGCTATTCCCTGTTATGGGTGCTCCTGCTACTGATCCCGGTGCTGATCGTCAACCAGGAGATGGTGGTGCGCCTCGGCGCGGTCACCGGAGTGGGGCACGCCCGATTGATCAACGAACGCTTCGGCCGCGGGTGGGGCTGGTTCTCCGTCGGCGACCTTTTCCTGCTCAACTTCTTGACGATCGTCACCGAGTTCATCGGCATCAGCCTGGCCGCCGACTATATCGGCGTCTCGAAATACGTCGTGGTGCCGATATCGGCCGTTGCACTGGTGGCGATCATGGCAAGCGGCAGCTTCCGGCGATGGGAGCGCGCCATGTTCGTTTTCATCGCGGTTACCCTGCTGCAGATTCCGATGCTGCTGATGTCGCACCCACAGTGGGGAAATGCGGCGAAGTCGTTTGTGATGCCGAGCATTTCGGGCGGTGTCAGCTCGGACGCGGTGCTGCTGATCATCGCGATCGTTGGCACCACGGTGGCACCCTGGCAGTTATTTTTTCAGCAGTCCAATGTCGTCGACAAACGCATCACGCCCCGTTTCATGGCCTACGAACGCGCCGATACCATCTTGGGCGCCTTCGTCGTGGTCGCCGGTGCCACGGCGCTGGTGATGACCGGCGACTGGGCCGCCCGTTCCACCGATACCGTGGGCGGCTTCACCGATGCCGGCGCCATCGCTAAGCTGCTCGGCCAACACAGTGAGGCACTCGGATCGGTGTTCGCCATCGTGCTGCTGGACGCATCGATCATCGGCGCGGCCGCGGTGACCCTGGCGACCAGCTACGCCTTCGGCGACGTGTTCGGTCTCAAGCACTCGCTGCACCGCGGGTTCACCGATGCCAAGCAGTTCTATGTATCGTATGCCGCGATGGTGGCACTGGCCGCCGCGATCGTCCTGATCCCCGGCGCTCCGCTCGGGTTGATCACCACCGCGGTGCAGGCCCTCGCCGGCTTGCTGTTACCCAGCGCCAGCGTATTCCTCCTACTGCTGTGCAATGACCGGGAAGTATTGGGGCCCTGGGTAAATCGGTCCTGGCTCAACTGGGTCGCGGGGCTGATCGTCGGAATCCTGCTGTTGCTGTCTGGGATCTTGATGGCTACCACGTTGTTCCCCGACATCAACGTCGTCGCGGTCGCGGCATACCTGGCCCTGGCCCTAATCGTCCTGACCGCCGGCGCGGTGCCCGCGCTGCGCTGGATGGCGCGTCGGCAACCCGCACCGTCGCCGACGAAACTCCCGGTGCGCCCCATCGACCGCAGCACGTGGCGGATGCCGCCCCTGACCCTGCTGGAGCCGGTCACCTGGTCGCCTGGAACGCGACTGGGCATGATCGCCCTGCGCGGCTACCTGGTGGTCGGCGCGCTGCTGCTGGTAGTGAAGGCCGTACAGATCAGCCGCTGA
- a CDS encoding GMC family oxidoreductase, with the protein MSSSRRPSPPDSFDYVIVGAGSAGCVLANRLSENPSVQVLLLEAGPEDTLDAIRVPAIFGSLFGTEIDWNYRLEPQTHYQGSTTYPRGKTLGGSSSINLMVYIRGDRADFDGWSERGCTGWDYDNVLPYFIKAENNSRLGGPLHGQRGPLHVEDRMFTHELSHSWIGAASEWGLAATDDFNGASQIGSGSYQVSCHQGWRWSGADGYLRPALARPNLTVQVNAHATRILVDGSRAVGVAYLRDDAEATAYAGAEVILAGGSINSPQLLLLSGIGPADQLRALGIDVKADLPGVGDNLHDHTMTPIVWATQGSTDLLELANPENLALWQNRRGGPFASNGAEVGAFLSSNGGAVPNIQFIGGPTSFVDHGHFSPPLPNFTMNVAVTHPRSRGRLWLDSADPLMPPRIDPAYFTDPADIHEVIAGLRAAIEIAQQPAFRKFVKGVNLPAEANPDDAALAAHARNWSQTEYHAVGTCAMGVDERAVVDTDLRVRGIDGLRVVDASVMPAIISGNTNAATVMIAEKGADHIKNSRRPTPTSAADRRSPRITAATKPKASSQ; encoded by the coding sequence ATGAGCTCTTCACGGCGACCTTCACCACCCGATTCGTTCGACTACGTCATCGTCGGTGCCGGCAGCGCGGGATGCGTACTGGCCAATCGACTGTCCGAGAACCCGTCAGTTCAGGTGCTGTTGCTGGAGGCCGGCCCCGAGGACACGCTGGACGCGATTCGGGTACCGGCGATCTTCGGCTCCCTGTTCGGAACGGAAATCGACTGGAATTACCGCCTCGAACCGCAGACGCACTATCAGGGCTCGACCACGTATCCACGCGGCAAGACGCTGGGCGGTTCATCGTCGATCAACCTGATGGTTTACATCCGCGGCGACCGAGCCGACTTCGACGGATGGAGCGAACGCGGCTGCACTGGTTGGGATTACGACAATGTGCTGCCCTACTTCATCAAGGCCGAGAACAACAGTCGACTCGGTGGACCGCTGCATGGACAACGCGGTCCCCTACATGTCGAGGACAGAATGTTCACACACGAGCTCTCGCACAGCTGGATCGGCGCGGCCAGTGAATGGGGCCTGGCGGCCACCGACGACTTCAACGGCGCGTCCCAAATCGGTTCAGGCTCTTATCAAGTCAGCTGCCATCAGGGTTGGCGGTGGTCGGGGGCCGATGGCTACCTGAGGCCAGCGCTGGCCCGGCCGAACCTCACCGTGCAGGTCAACGCCCACGCGACCCGCATTCTCGTGGATGGCTCACGCGCAGTCGGCGTAGCCTACCTACGCGACGACGCCGAGGCGACCGCCTACGCCGGGGCGGAGGTCATTCTCGCCGGCGGATCCATCAACTCGCCGCAACTGCTGCTGTTGTCGGGCATCGGCCCGGCCGATCAGCTTCGCGCACTGGGCATCGACGTGAAAGCCGACCTGCCGGGAGTTGGGGACAACCTGCACGATCACACGATGACCCCCATCGTCTGGGCGACTCAGGGCTCGACCGATCTGCTGGAGTTGGCCAACCCGGAAAACCTTGCGCTCTGGCAGAACCGGCGCGGCGGTCCCTTCGCATCCAACGGTGCCGAGGTGGGAGCATTCCTGTCGAGCAACGGCGGAGCCGTCCCGAACATCCAATTTATCGGTGGACCAACGTCATTCGTCGACCACGGACATTTCAGCCCGCCGCTGCCCAACTTCACCATGAACGTCGCCGTGACTCACCCGCGTAGCCGCGGTCGGTTGTGGCTGGACTCTGCCGATCCGCTGATGCCTCCCCGCATCGATCCGGCTTATTTCACCGATCCGGCAGACATCCACGAAGTCATCGCCGGACTGCGAGCGGCCATCGAGATCGCACAGCAGCCCGCGTTCAGAAAGTTCGTCAAGGGAGTGAACCTGCCCGCCGAGGCGAACCCGGATGACGCAGCCCTGGCCGCTCACGCGAGGAACTGGTCGCAGACCGAGTACCACGCGGTCGGAACTTGCGCGATGGGTGTCGACGAACGAGCGGTCGTCGACACCGATCTCAGGGTCCGCGGCATCGACGGACTTCGCGTGGTTGACGCATCGGTGATGCCCGCGATCATCAGTGGGAACACCAACGCGGCCACGGTCATGATCGCCGAAAAGGGGGCTGATCACATCAAGAACTCCCGCCGCCCGACCCCGACGTCCGCTGCTGACAGACGATCGCCACGGATCACCGCCGCCACCAAACCGAAAGCATCGTCTCAGTGA
- a CDS encoding GNAT family N-acetyltransferase, producing the protein MTRIRKMTQADTNECARICYKAFNAIAARHNFPSDFPSVQHAHDLVSALQPHPEYFSVVAESDGRVIGSNFLDERSSIFSVGPVSVATDAQDGRVGRALMQAVLDRSAERQALGVRLVQVAYHNRSMSLYTKLGFQTREPLAAIQGKPLSMEISGFDVRAAQEVDLADCDKLCLQVHGHDRSGELRDAIAHGSAKIVERDGRITGYTTDVGFTGHSVAVSNEDLMALIASANEFSWNGFLVPLRNAELLRWCFEHGLRIVYMLNLMALGYYQEPRGSFLASIGY; encoded by the coding sequence ATGACCCGCATACGCAAGATGACGCAGGCAGACACCAACGAGTGCGCGCGCATCTGCTACAAAGCCTTCAACGCGATTGCCGCCCGGCATAATTTTCCGTCGGATTTCCCCTCGGTACAGCATGCTCACGATCTCGTCTCGGCGTTGCAGCCTCATCCCGAATACTTCAGCGTCGTGGCCGAATCCGATGGTCGGGTCATCGGCAGCAACTTTCTCGACGAACGTTCGTCTATCTTTAGTGTGGGCCCGGTCAGCGTGGCTACCGACGCGCAGGATGGCCGCGTCGGTCGCGCCTTGATGCAGGCGGTGTTGGATCGAAGTGCGGAGCGCCAGGCATTGGGTGTGCGGCTGGTACAGGTCGCGTATCACAACCGGTCGATGAGCCTGTATACCAAGCTCGGCTTTCAGACCCGTGAACCACTTGCGGCAATCCAGGGCAAGCCACTATCGATGGAAATCAGCGGGTTCGATGTGCGCGCAGCTCAAGAAGTGGATTTGGCCGACTGCGACAAGCTCTGTTTGCAGGTGCACGGCCACGATCGAAGTGGCGAATTGCGCGATGCGATCGCGCATGGGTCGGCCAAGATTGTCGAACGCGACGGTCGAATAACCGGATACACGACCGACGTCGGTTTCACCGGCCACTCTGTTGCGGTGAGCAACGAAGATCTGATGGCATTGATCGCCAGCGCAAACGAGTTCTCCTGGAATGGATTTCTTGTTCCCTTGCGTAACGCCGAGCTGTTGCGATGGTGTTTCGAGCACGGCTTGCGGATCGTCTACATGCTGAACCTGATGGCATTGGGGTACTACCAGGAGCCGCGCGGTTCCTTCTTGGCGTCGATCGGCTACTGA
- a CDS encoding DUF2505 domain-containing protein produces MSRSFDVLTESPASVEQIHAAFSSEDYWLARIAIGDAPTTLDSLIVDDDGAVAVRVTQHVGRQLLPSLVTKFSPADLKLVHEETWESAGDGQVRGRVNVTTSPGLGGGRAEAWLEPTGNGTQMRFAVKVEVKIPLVGGKLEKTLGAGLAESIPAVQRFTTTWIADHT; encoded by the coding sequence ATGTCGCGATCATTCGACGTCTTGACCGAATCGCCCGCCAGCGTTGAACAAATTCACGCGGCGTTCAGCAGCGAGGATTACTGGCTGGCCCGCATCGCGATCGGAGACGCCCCCACCACGCTGGACTCGCTGATTGTCGACGACGACGGCGCAGTGGCGGTACGCGTCACTCAGCACGTCGGCCGCCAGCTATTGCCCAGCCTGGTTACCAAGTTCTCCCCAGCCGACCTCAAACTCGTGCACGAGGAGACCTGGGAATCGGCCGGCGACGGTCAGGTACGCGGCCGGGTCAACGTCACGACGTCGCCCGGGCTGGGCGGTGGGCGCGCGGAAGCGTGGCTGGAGCCCACCGGCAACGGCACGCAGATGCGGTTCGCCGTCAAGGTCGAAGTCAAAATTCCATTGGTGGGCGGCAAACTCGAGAAGACCCTCGGAGCCGGTTTGGCCGAGAGCATCCCCGCGGTGCAGCGCTTCACCACCACCTGGATCGCCGACCACACTTAG
- a CDS encoding cupin domain-containing protein — MFTQISKHAASLTNGEIVEESDLGSITRLTADVFPILKGLSIKRLLINPGAMRTPHWHANANELTYCVSGTALVSVLDTGSRFASFVVGAGDMFHIDSGSLHHIENIGTDTAEFILTFRSERPEDFGLGAAFGAMTDAVLGNTYDLPAADFAAIRRSTADRALAARDGDPDVPATAYFDDPHKFSVDGMTPPVTSAVGSARTARVQYWPALRDLSMYSLRIREDGMREPHWHPITAEMGYVDKGAARMTVMGPGGDLDTWYLREGDVYFVPRAYPHHIEVFSPLSEAPEMHFCIFFDQPTPADIGYRTSISAYSREVLAATFDTHIDDLPDFPFTKADPLIVNRINPLDAPAVG; from the coding sequence ATGTTCACGCAGATAAGCAAACACGCCGCATCGTTGACCAACGGTGAAATCGTCGAAGAATCCGACCTGGGTTCGATCACCCGTCTGACCGCCGATGTCTTTCCAATCCTCAAGGGCCTGTCGATCAAGCGACTGCTGATCAACCCCGGCGCGATGCGCACCCCGCACTGGCACGCCAATGCCAACGAACTGACCTACTGCGTCTCGGGCACCGCTTTGGTTTCGGTGCTCGACACCGGCAGCCGTTTCGCCTCGTTCGTGGTTGGCGCAGGCGATATGTTCCACATCGACTCCGGTTCGCTGCACCACATTGAGAACATCGGCACCGACACGGCCGAATTCATCCTCACGTTCCGCAGCGAACGTCCCGAGGATTTCGGACTGGGTGCCGCATTCGGAGCGATGACCGACGCCGTGCTCGGCAACACCTACGACCTGCCGGCCGCGGATTTTGCGGCGATCCGCCGCAGCACCGCAGACCGCGCACTGGCCGCCCGCGACGGTGACCCCGACGTGCCCGCCACCGCCTACTTCGACGACCCACACAAGTTCTCGGTCGACGGGATGACGCCGCCCGTCACCAGCGCAGTCGGGTCAGCGAGAACCGCCCGCGTGCAGTACTGGCCCGCGCTCAGGGACTTGTCGATGTACTCGTTGCGCATCCGCGAGGACGGGATGCGCGAGCCGCACTGGCACCCGATCACCGCGGAGATGGGATACGTCGACAAGGGCGCGGCCCGCATGACCGTGATGGGTCCCGGCGGCGACCTCGACACCTGGTACCTGCGGGAGGGCGACGTGTACTTCGTCCCCCGCGCCTACCCGCACCACATCGAGGTCTTCAGTCCCCTTTCCGAAGCCCCGGAGATGCACTTCTGCATCTTCTTCGATCAGCCCACCCCCGCCGACATCGGCTACCGGACGTCGATCAGCGCCTACTCACGTGAAGTGCTCGCGGCCACGTTCGACACCCACATCGACGACCTGCCCGACTTCCCGTTCACGAAGGCCGACCCGCTGATCGTCAACCGAATCAACCCGCTCGACGCGCCCGCCGTCGGGTAA
- a CDS encoding DoxX family protein: MTSITAAAQREAQSAAYRTAGMLIGVGTVHFLAPTPFDTIVPAELPGSPRFYTYASGVAEIATGALLVPRRTRRLAALAAVLLFVGVFPANVNMCRLWWNKPWPMRIAAFARLPLQIPMITTALKIMRNS; the protein is encoded by the coding sequence ATGACCTCCATCACAGCCGCAGCTCAACGTGAAGCGCAGTCGGCCGCATATCGAACGGCCGGAATGTTGATCGGCGTCGGCACCGTGCATTTCCTGGCACCCACCCCGTTCGACACGATTGTTCCCGCCGAACTGCCCGGCAGCCCGCGGTTCTACACGTACGCATCGGGGGTCGCCGAGATCGCCACCGGTGCCTTGCTGGTGCCGCGCCGCACCCGGCGGTTGGCGGCGCTGGCAGCCGTGTTGCTTTTCGTCGGGGTCTTCCCGGCAAACGTCAACATGTGCCGGCTGTGGTGGAACAAGCCGTGGCCGATGCGCATCGCTGCCTTCGCACGGTTGCCGCTTCAGATTCCGATGATCACCACGGCATTGAAGATCATGCGTAACAGCTAG
- a CDS encoding TetR/AcrR family transcriptional regulator: MRDYDGKTAAERVAERRARLVGAGIELFGEHGYAGTSIRSVLRQAGLRDRYFGESFADLDALLAAAYDQLIDGEVSACRAAIEATTGASEGARAMIDAISRSLEGNPGHARIKLREVFSGGPMVQVERQAGLRKLAQLVADLLPDAAGADDRERLLLGVGVVAAADAYLRAWLDGELDVSRQDVVDLVTQVFDSVAAGMTISRSR; encoded by the coding sequence ATGAGAGATTACGACGGAAAGACCGCGGCGGAACGGGTCGCTGAGCGCCGCGCGCGACTCGTCGGCGCGGGCATCGAGTTGTTCGGCGAGCATGGCTACGCCGGCACCTCCATTCGCTCGGTGCTGCGTCAAGCCGGCCTGCGCGATCGGTATTTCGGTGAGAGCTTTGCCGATCTGGACGCGCTACTGGCAGCCGCCTACGACCAACTGATCGACGGTGAAGTCAGCGCATGCCGAGCCGCGATCGAGGCGACCACCGGGGCATCGGAAGGGGCGCGGGCGATGATCGACGCCATCAGCCGCTCGCTAGAGGGCAACCCAGGCCATGCGCGTATCAAGCTTCGCGAGGTGTTTTCCGGCGGACCAATGGTTCAAGTCGAACGCCAAGCGGGCCTCCGCAAGCTGGCCCAGCTCGTCGCCGACTTGCTGCCGGATGCGGCCGGCGCCGACGACCGTGAGCGGCTGCTGCTCGGCGTCGGTGTGGTAGCCGCCGCCGACGCCTACTTACGCGCTTGGCTGGACGGTGAATTGGACGTCTCGCGCCAAGACGTGGTCGACCTTGTCACGCAGGTCTTCGACTCAGTCGCTGCCGGTATGACGATCAGCCGGTCGCGGTAG
- a CDS encoding sensor domain-containing protein, translating into MRQFPVAVAAIGLLVAACDSNGGGTGSTPETKIPTTTSKQALAPAALPDLLLGPDDIDSALGVTGWRTDKASDSLQEDPTVGLGPKGYRFPEECLYIIGPGLAPVYSNSGSSAVRAQRVAAPSAGSNGVNPNANQFVVLFPSAQQASAFFTTSTQRWPACANRQDNVPAGDAGSASAQWEVGPVSSADGVLRTTVFISLTKNGETKSQNCQRALTVRNNVVIDVSGCRENPDGMGVAIANQIADKVDKQ; encoded by the coding sequence ATGCGCCAATTCCCAGTCGCCGTCGCCGCCATCGGGTTGCTGGTCGCGGCCTGCGATAGCAACGGGGGCGGCACTGGCAGCACACCCGAAACGAAGATCCCCACGACCACGTCGAAGCAAGCGCTGGCGCCGGCCGCGCTCCCGGATCTCTTGCTCGGTCCGGACGACATCGACAGTGCTCTGGGAGTTACTGGTTGGCGCACCGACAAGGCGTCCGACTCGCTGCAAGAAGACCCAACCGTCGGCTTGGGCCCGAAGGGATACCGGTTCCCCGAAGAATGCTTGTACATAATCGGTCCCGGCCTCGCGCCGGTCTATTCCAACAGCGGGAGCAGTGCGGTTCGCGCCCAACGGGTTGCCGCGCCCTCGGCCGGGTCAAATGGCGTGAACCCTAACGCAAACCAGTTTGTGGTGTTGTTTCCTTCCGCCCAGCAGGCGAGCGCCTTCTTCACCACCTCCACCCAGCGCTGGCCGGCCTGCGCCAACCGCCAAGACAACGTTCCCGCCGGCGATGCTGGCTCTGCGAGCGCTCAGTGGGAGGTGGGACCGGTTTCCAGCGCTGACGGAGTTCTGCGAACCACCGTGTTCATCAGCCTCACCAAGAACGGTGAGACAAAATCTCAGAACTGTCAGCGGGCGCTGACCGTGCGCAACAACGTCGTGATCGACGTCAGCGGCTGCCGCGAAAACCCGGACGGCATGGGCGTGGCCATCGCCAATCAGATCGCTGACAAAGTCGACAAACAGTAG